The following coding sequences are from one Paenibacillus sp. JDR-2 window:
- a CDS encoding DUF1128 domain-containing protein produces the protein MVNLEEQTQQNVEYMIETIKTKLRMATAAAMQASHFNIDQYEDIRDLYEVVASKDKFSISEVEALVSELGRLRGK, from the coding sequence ATGGTGAATCTGGAAGAACAAACCCAGCAAAACGTGGAGTATATGATCGAGACCATCAAAACAAAGCTAAGAATGGCGACAGCGGCAGCGATGCAGGCTTCCCACTTCAACATTGATCAATACGAGGATATCCGCGATTTGTACGAAGTTGTAGCTTCAAAGGATAAATTCAGCATCAGCGAGGTTGAAGCCCTTGTATCGGAGCTTGGCAGGCTGCGCGGTAAATAG
- a CDS encoding UDP-glucose--hexose-1-phosphate uridylyltransferase — translation MTVKENTAVTAADALVLIDRLVQFALRQGMIEPLDANYSRNALLDLFKFTEPHEGEIPDEELDSPVSLLEPLLDYGYSIGLIEDNILTYRDLLDARIMGLLMPRPSEAAAAFRKTTAEAGIKAATDAFYKLSIDSNYIRMDRIQKNKYWLHETEYGELEITINLSKPEKDPKEIALLKTLPQAHYPKCLLCEQNVGYAGRADHPARQNLRVLPLTLDNQQWYFQYSPYVYYNEHSIVFKGAHEPMVISHGTFKRLLDFVEQFSHYFIGSNADLPIVGGSILSHDHFQAGRHTFPMEKAKPVASFTDPSLPGVRFSIVNWPMSVVRVNGASKDDVLQAACRMLDTWRGYSDEAVDVLAFTANGDGSLTPHNTITPIARLLDDGAYEIDLVLRNNRTSEEHPMGIFHPHQHLHHIKKENIGLIEVMGLAVLPGRLKAELEQIAGYLTGKTEALHNELHGTDHPLYLHAEWIESLVARYGASNTDEQAQAIVEGETGAKFSEVLKDAGVFKQTEEGYAAFQRFLAAFGLKQA, via the coding sequence ATGACAGTCAAAGAAAATACGGCCGTTACCGCAGCGGATGCGCTTGTCCTAATCGACAGGCTTGTCCAATTTGCCCTTCGTCAAGGGATGATTGAACCGCTTGACGCGAACTATTCGCGTAATGCGCTGCTGGATCTGTTCAAGTTCACGGAGCCGCATGAAGGCGAGATTCCGGATGAAGAGCTGGACAGCCCCGTATCGCTGCTTGAACCATTGCTCGATTACGGATATTCGATTGGTCTAATCGAAGACAACATTCTGACTTACCGCGATTTGCTGGATGCCCGCATCATGGGGCTGCTTATGCCGCGTCCCTCCGAAGCTGCGGCTGCGTTCCGCAAGACAACGGCCGAAGCCGGGATCAAAGCGGCAACGGACGCTTTTTACAAGCTGAGCATCGATTCCAACTACATCCGGATGGACCGCATTCAGAAAAATAAATACTGGCTGCACGAAACCGAGTACGGCGAGCTGGAAATTACGATCAATCTGTCGAAGCCAGAGAAGGATCCAAAGGAAATTGCGCTGCTCAAAACCTTGCCGCAGGCGCATTACCCGAAATGTCTGCTCTGCGAGCAGAACGTCGGCTACGCCGGCCGCGCGGATCACCCGGCTCGTCAGAATCTTCGCGTATTGCCGCTGACGCTGGATAATCAGCAATGGTACTTCCAATATTCGCCGTATGTTTACTATAACGAGCACAGCATCGTGTTCAAAGGCGCCCATGAACCTATGGTGATCTCTCATGGCACCTTCAAGCGCCTGCTGGACTTCGTGGAGCAGTTCTCTCATTATTTCATCGGCTCCAATGCCGATTTGCCGATCGTTGGCGGCTCGATTCTGAGCCATGACCACTTCCAGGCTGGACGCCATACCTTCCCGATGGAGAAGGCAAAACCGGTAGCTTCGTTTACGGATCCTTCCTTGCCGGGCGTACGCTTCAGCATCGTCAACTGGCCGATGTCGGTTGTTCGCGTAAACGGCGCTTCCAAGGACGATGTCCTGCAGGCAGCATGCCGGATGCTCGATACATGGCGCGGCTACAGCGACGAAGCGGTTGACGTGCTTGCTTTTACGGCCAATGGCGACGGTTCGCTGACACCGCATAATACAATCACCCCGATTGCAAGACTGCTTGATGACGGTGCTTACGAGATTGATCTCGTGCTCCGCAACAACCGGACCAGCGAAGAGCATCCGATGGGGATTTTCCACCCCCATCAGCACTTGCATCATATCAAGAAAGAAAATATCGGCCTGATTGAGGTTATGGGGCTGGCCGTGCTCCCTGGCCGCTTGAAGGCGGAGCTTGAGCAGATTGCCGGTTATCTGACCGGCAAGACCGAAGCGCTCCATAACGAGCTGCACGGCACGGATCATCCGCTTTATCTCCATGCGGAATGGATTGAATCGCTGGTAGCCCGCTATGGCGCTTCCAATACGGATGAACAGGCACAAGCTATCGTGGAAGGCGAGACCGGCGCCAAGTTCTCCGAGGTATTGAAGGACGCAGGCGTGTTCAAGCAAACCGAAGAAGGCTATGCCGCATTCCAGCGTTTCCTGGCTGCATTTGGCCTGAAGCAAGCCTAA
- a CDS encoding general stress protein, whose product MAKIIGSFATQQQVIDTIHSLEQAGFVQGEMKILAKDSEHSRRIEAESDVHVDELTELAQTANEAERDESRGRAWTGAAFIPAIGLTGGGSWNPGFAAAGLTAMGNTLTGDYIFGDEDHIEGAMMALGLEEQEAASCRDSIREGATLVIIESEESKSLLDKDGGPDLSRLGIAEGIFRQHGAKRIFHGS is encoded by the coding sequence ATGGCTAAAATAATTGGATCATTTGCTACACAGCAGCAGGTTATCGATACCATTCATTCCCTTGAGCAAGCCGGTTTCGTCCAAGGGGAAATGAAGATCCTCGCGAAGGATAGCGAGCATTCCCGGCGTATTGAAGCCGAAAGCGACGTCCACGTCGACGAATTGACGGAGCTGGCGCAGACAGCAAACGAAGCGGAGAGAGACGAAAGCCGCGGAAGGGCTTGGACCGGGGCAGCTTTTATTCCGGCCATCGGTCTGACGGGAGGCGGCTCATGGAACCCGGGATTTGCGGCTGCAGGGCTGACGGCAATGGGAAACACGTTGACTGGAGATTATATTTTCGGCGATGAAGATCATATTGAAGGAGCTATGATGGCGCTTGGACTTGAGGAGCAGGAAGCGGCCTCCTGTCGTGATTCCATCCGGGAAGGCGCAACCTTAGTGATTATCGAGTCTGAAGAGAGCAAATCCTTGCTGGATAAGGATGGCGGTCCGGACCTGTCGCGTCTTGGCATCGCAGAGGGTATCTTCAGGCAGCACGGAGCGAAGCGGATCTTCCACGGCTCCTGA
- the thrS gene encoding threonine--tRNA ligase, translated as MEIQAVWPDESIRRVLQGTTIAQVAESMDANWKKTIIAGAINGTMADLDETFGDGSRIDMIALDSPEGLYISRHSTAHVLAQAIKRLYGSEAVKLGIGPVIEDGFYYDVDLDHSLSTKDLEAIEQEMRSIVKENLPIKRRIVSREEALVLFGERGEPLKLELILNLPDGEVIRIYEQGEFADLCRGPHLPSTGRIKAFKLLHVAGAYWRGDSDNKMLQRIYGTAFLNKTELADYLYQLEEAKKRDHRKLGKELELFMFSEEAPGMPFYLPKGMAIRTALENFSRELLNRNDYEEVRTPFMMNKRMWEQSGHWEHYKDNMYFTKVDESEFALKPMNCPGHMLIFKNSLRSYRELPVRLAEFGQVHRHELSGALGGMMRVRTFCQDDAHLFVRPDQIEEEIGKVMSLIGEVYKVFGFAYTVELSTRPADYMGSDELWDEAEQSLKNVLDAQGVNYRINEGDGAFYGPKIDFHIVDALKRSWQCGTIQLDFQMPEKFDLSYIGEDNKKQRPVVIHRAIYGSLDRFLGILIEHYSGAFPIWLAPVQAKVIPVSEHELDYALQVKSQLIQAGIRVEVDARSEKLGNKIRKSQLEKVPYMLVVGKNERLSGSVSVRKRGEAEGSVQQLEEIAGAIVEEFRKRR; from the coding sequence ATGGAGATTCAAGCTGTTTGGCCAGACGAAAGCATAAGGAGGGTGTTGCAAGGCACGACCATTGCGCAGGTAGCGGAATCAATGGATGCCAATTGGAAGAAAACGATAATAGCGGGGGCAATCAACGGCACGATGGCCGATCTTGATGAGACGTTTGGCGATGGCAGCCGAATCGACATGATTGCTCTGGACAGCCCGGAAGGGCTTTATATTTCCCGGCATAGTACCGCTCATGTGCTTGCGCAGGCGATCAAACGTTTGTATGGCAGCGAGGCGGTAAAGCTGGGCATCGGACCGGTAATCGAAGACGGCTTTTATTACGATGTAGACCTGGACCATTCGCTTTCGACCAAGGACCTGGAAGCCATAGAGCAGGAAATGCGGAGCATCGTCAAGGAGAACCTGCCGATTAAACGAAGGATTGTTTCGCGGGAGGAGGCGCTAGTTCTTTTCGGGGAAAGAGGAGAGCCGCTCAAGCTGGAGCTGATCCTGAATTTACCCGATGGAGAAGTTATACGTATTTACGAGCAAGGGGAGTTTGCGGACCTATGCCGGGGACCTCACTTGCCTTCAACCGGCCGTATCAAAGCCTTCAAGCTGCTTCATGTGGCAGGTGCTTATTGGAGAGGCGATTCCGATAATAAGATGCTTCAGCGCATCTATGGTACAGCTTTCCTCAACAAGACTGAGCTTGCTGACTATTTGTACCAGCTGGAGGAAGCGAAGAAGCGGGACCACCGCAAGCTGGGCAAAGAGCTGGAGCTGTTTATGTTCTCGGAGGAAGCGCCGGGGATGCCGTTTTATTTGCCTAAAGGAATGGCGATAAGGACCGCGCTGGAAAACTTCTCCCGGGAACTGCTTAACCGGAACGATTATGAAGAGGTCCGTACGCCGTTTATGATGAACAAGCGGATGTGGGAGCAGTCGGGACATTGGGAGCATTACAAGGACAATATGTATTTCACTAAAGTTGACGAATCCGAATTTGCATTAAAGCCGATGAACTGCCCGGGTCATATGCTGATTTTCAAGAACAGCCTGCGCTCCTACCGGGAGCTTCCGGTACGTCTGGCGGAGTTTGGCCAGGTACACCGGCATGAGTTGTCTGGGGCATTAGGCGGCATGATGAGGGTACGTACCTTCTGCCAGGATGATGCCCATCTCTTTGTCCGACCGGATCAGATTGAAGAGGAAATCGGCAAAGTGATGAGTTTGATCGGTGAGGTATACAAGGTATTCGGATTTGCTTATACCGTCGAACTGTCGACCCGGCCTGCCGATTATATGGGCTCGGATGAGCTGTGGGATGAAGCCGAGCAGTCTCTGAAGAATGTGCTGGACGCACAGGGAGTGAACTATCGCATTAATGAAGGCGACGGTGCCTTTTACGGGCCGAAAATCGATTTTCATATCGTCGATGCCCTGAAGAGAAGCTGGCAGTGCGGAACCATCCAGCTCGATTTCCAAATGCCGGAGAAATTTGATCTGTCTTATATCGGCGAGGATAACAAGAAGCAGCGGCCGGTTGTCATCCACCGCGCGATTTATGGCTCACTTGACCGTTTCCTTGGAATTCTGATCGAGCATTACAGCGGAGCTTTCCCGATCTGGCTGGCGCCGGTGCAAGCTAAGGTTATTCCGGTATCGGAGCATGAGCTGGATTACGCGCTTCAGGTCAAATCGCAGCTTATTCAAGCAGGAATTCGGGTAGAAGTTGATGCCCGCAGCGAAAAACTCGGCAATAAAATACGGAAGTCCCAGCTAGAGAAGGTTCCTTATATGCTTGTCGTCGGTAAAAACGAGCGTTTAAGCGGCAGCGTGTCGGTCCGCAAACGCGGCGAGGCGGAAGGCTCCGTACAGCAGCTGGAAGAGATCGCCGGAGCAATCGTAGAGGAATTCCGCAAACGAAGATAG
- the yyaC gene encoding spore protease YyaC: protein MSGKAIDQADNGVEGLQAFLAHVAGRHPDRSRVVFLCIGTDRSTGDSFGPLVGTKLEERGWPYVFGTLKQPCDAKRFAEALEQSAEREHAVIIAVDACLGKPLSVGKYITAEGPLTPGQATGARLPAVGDYSIAGVVNASSHKPYMTLQTTSLYTVMQMAETVAELVDQAWKQASGLAGQITFSKG, encoded by the coding sequence ATGTCAGGAAAGGCAATCGATCAAGCGGATAACGGAGTGGAGGGCCTTCAGGCATTTTTGGCTCATGTTGCCGGGAGACATCCTGACCGGAGCAGGGTCGTATTCCTATGTATCGGTACGGACCGCTCTACGGGAGACAGCTTTGGCCCTTTGGTGGGCACCAAGCTGGAAGAACGGGGTTGGCCTTATGTCTTCGGAACATTAAAGCAGCCCTGTGACGCAAAGCGGTTCGCAGAAGCGCTGGAACAATCGGCGGAGCGGGAGCATGCCGTAATTATCGCGGTTGATGCCTGTCTCGGCAAACCGCTGTCCGTTGGAAAGTATATTACTGCGGAAGGGCCGCTTACGCCAGGTCAGGCAACGGGGGCTCGGCTGCCCGCTGTTGGAGATTACAGCATTGCCGGTGTCGTTAATGCCAGCAGTCATAAGCCTTACATGACGCTTCAGACGACCTCGCTGTACACCGTCATGCAGATGGCTGAGACGGTTGCAGAGCTGGTGGATCAGGCATGGAAGCAAGCTTCCGGCTTGGCTGGACAAATAACTTTTTCAAAGGGGTAA
- a CDS encoding magnesium transporter CorA family protein produces MIHRMLRYPADWEWHVLQLERPPMETTEELPKRKDNRKKADPSKASMTFTSPPVTDDEFEEQMTCKRILPECSSWLDECWGRQVNKVTVMHFANQGTIVSGTLMLQASEEMTDVQPFHFWLTVDKLVTLHTDLRLMIRLQEDSVTSRLKDCASAPEAFFVMLGQLLGPFHTGLDGFEKRLGELEQAMRISNRTGLLDVIFERRYDLLHWSHLFIPIRELYGAAQEAFMDTLTETEVFKRTTYKLDRIESLLKHYALEIDTLISMDDALSSFRGNDIMKTLTIFTVIFTPATVIGALWGTNFKPLPWDTHQLGFTGMCIVILFITILIYAWLWQKGWTGDLLTGRDSNKNKKSQKQIVMLEEQLTERSESMETEPDLSKLSRKRRSKTI; encoded by the coding sequence ATGATTCACCGGATGCTTCGCTATCCCGCGGACTGGGAATGGCATGTTCTTCAGCTGGAACGGCCTCCAATGGAGACAACCGAGGAATTGCCAAAGCGCAAAGACAATCGAAAAAAAGCTGACCCGTCTAAGGCATCTATGACATTTACCTCACCTCCTGTAACAGACGATGAATTTGAAGAACAAATGACCTGCAAGCGCATCCTTCCCGAATGCTCCAGCTGGCTGGACGAGTGCTGGGGCAGACAGGTCAATAAGGTTACCGTGATGCATTTCGCCAATCAGGGTACAATCGTATCCGGTACCTTGATGCTTCAGGCCTCAGAGGAAATGACCGATGTACAGCCTTTTCACTTCTGGCTTACCGTTGATAAACTTGTTACCCTTCACACAGACCTGCGTCTCATGATTCGCTTGCAGGAGGATTCCGTTACTTCCCGGCTCAAGGACTGCGCATCCGCTCCCGAAGCGTTCTTTGTTATGCTGGGGCAGCTGCTTGGACCTTTCCATACCGGACTCGACGGCTTCGAAAAAAGGCTTGGCGAGCTCGAGCAGGCGATGCGGATATCGAACAGAACGGGGCTTCTCGACGTCATCTTTGAACGCCGCTATGATTTATTGCATTGGAGCCATCTGTTTATCCCCATTAGGGAGCTGTACGGTGCTGCTCAAGAGGCTTTTATGGACACGCTGACCGAAACGGAAGTATTCAAACGAACCACCTACAAGCTGGACCGGATTGAATCCCTGCTGAAGCATTACGCGCTCGAGATTGATACGCTGATTTCGATGGATGATGCACTCTCCAGCTTCCGCGGCAATGATATTATGAAGACACTGACAATCTTCACCGTAATCTTCACGCCTGCAACCGTTATAGGCGCCCTATGGGGAACAAACTTCAAACCGCTTCCTTGGGATACTCATCAGTTGGGCTTTACGGGCATGTGCATCGTTATCCTTTTTATTACGATTCTTATTTACGCCTGGCTGTGGCAAAAAGGCTGGACCGGCGATTTGCTCACGGGACGGGACTCCAATAAGAATAAGAAAAGTCAAAAGCAGATTGTGATGCTCGAAGAACAGTTAACCGAGAGAAGCGAAAGCATGGAGACAGAGCCGGATCTGTCCAAGCTGTCACGCAAAAGGCGCTCCAAGACGATCTAA
- a CDS encoding galactokinase: MASIEQLTQQFIQQFGGEAAEIKAFHAPGRVNLIGEHTDYNGGYVFPAALTFGTTLLIRKRDDRQLGLATTNFPSSKSLDIDKIAFDEADDWMNYPKGIVYELGQKGIQFSSGYDLLFHGEIPNGAGLSSSASIEVVTAYALLTMEGKPTDTVQIALLSQKSENEFNGVQCGIMDQFAVANGKKDHAILLMCDTLEYELVPFQSGAYKLVIGNTNKRRGLVDSAYNERRSQCEQAVVDLQAAFPELKLLGQINLEQFNANKHLIKDEVVRNRAQHVVEEIDRVLRSMDALKANDLEAFGQYMNGSHDSLRDLYEVTGSELDAMVAAARQVPGVLGSRMTGAGFGGCTVSLVHEDSIERFKEEVGRKYTEATGLTPDFYVCSIGNGVEQLQ; this comes from the coding sequence ATGGCCTCTATCGAGCAGCTTACACAACAATTTATACAGCAATTCGGCGGAGAAGCCGCTGAGATCAAAGCTTTTCACGCACCAGGACGCGTCAATCTGATCGGCGAGCATACCGACTATAACGGCGGTTACGTATTCCCGGCAGCACTTACGTTCGGCACGACTTTGCTTATCCGCAAGCGCGATGACCGCCAGCTTGGCCTCGCGACAACAAATTTCCCTTCCTCCAAATCGCTTGATATCGACAAAATCGCATTCGACGAAGCGGATGACTGGATGAACTATCCAAAGGGAATCGTTTACGAACTGGGGCAAAAGGGTATCCAATTCAGCAGCGGTTACGATCTGCTCTTCCACGGCGAAATTCCGAACGGCGCGGGCTTGTCCTCTTCAGCATCGATTGAAGTAGTAACAGCTTACGCTTTGCTTACGATGGAAGGAAAGCCTACGGACACGGTTCAAATTGCGCTTCTGTCCCAGAAATCGGAGAACGAATTCAACGGCGTGCAATGCGGCATCATGGACCAGTTCGCGGTGGCTAACGGCAAGAAGGACCACGCGATTCTGCTGATGTGCGATACGCTTGAATACGAGCTCGTTCCGTTCCAATCCGGCGCTTACAAGCTGGTCATCGGCAACACGAACAAACGCCGCGGTCTGGTAGACTCCGCGTACAACGAGCGCCGCTCTCAATGCGAGCAGGCCGTTGTTGACCTGCAGGCGGCATTCCCTGAACTTAAGCTTCTGGGCCAAATCAATCTGGAGCAGTTCAACGCCAACAAACATCTGATCAAGGATGAAGTTGTCCGCAACCGTGCACAGCACGTAGTCGAAGAGATCGACCGCGTTCTTCGTTCAATGGATGCCCTGAAAGCAAACGATCTCGAAGCGTTTGGCCAATACATGAACGGCTCGCACGACTCGCTCCGCGATTTGTACGAAGTAACGGGTTCTGAGCTTGATGCGATGGTTGCTGCCGCACGCCAGGTTCCGGGTGTGCTTGGCTCCCGTATGACTGGCGCAGGCTTCGGCGGCTGTACCGTATCGCTTGTTCACGAAGACAGCATCGAACGCTTCAAGGAAGAAGTAGGACGCAAATATACGGAAGCAACGGGACTTACTCCCGACTTCTACGTTTGCAGCATCGGCAATGGTGTAGAACAGCTTCAATAA
- a CDS encoding NAD(P)/FAD-dependent oxidoreductase: protein MKELHSGHLFWPTTWKQHKSYPVISGNLQVRVAIIGGGMSGSMCAYILAKSGIANAVFERGTIAGGSTSANTGLLQFSNDVMLCDLIDQIGQQAAVQFYAACKEAVKQIGLIAGGLAIDPHFVPRSSLYYASSEQELPKLRKEYQALKQNGFDIDFWEADAISRHFPFRRSGAIITKGDAEVNPFRFVHGIADAAAVSGARLYEHTDIVSHERSKNGKHRLSTAEGHIIEADRVIYAIGYEPEELRGKLVKPILNRSFAAVTAVQDQSKLEQSWHKRMMVWETARPYLYMRTTVDNRIVIGGLDEPTEHPIDGEQERSKRIDKLYDKLTAHFPMLDVPFEYEWSATFGESVDNLPFIGEDPALPGVYYCLGYGGNGTVYSMLASLLLRDLINGDQHPLTDIVGLKRPSLQA, encoded by the coding sequence ATGAAGGAGCTGCACAGCGGTCATTTATTCTGGCCGACTACTTGGAAGCAGCATAAATCTTACCCTGTAATCTCCGGAAATCTGCAAGTGCGGGTTGCCATAATCGGAGGCGGAATGTCCGGATCCATGTGCGCTTATATACTGGCGAAGAGCGGAATAGCTAACGCCGTCTTCGAAAGAGGCACTATCGCGGGCGGCAGCACTTCCGCCAACACGGGCTTATTGCAATTCTCTAATGATGTTATGCTATGCGATCTGATTGATCAGATCGGCCAGCAGGCGGCTGTGCAATTCTATGCGGCCTGCAAGGAAGCGGTCAAACAAATCGGCCTGATCGCGGGCGGGCTCGCCATCGATCCTCATTTTGTCCCTCGGAGCAGCCTTTATTATGCCAGCTCGGAGCAAGAGCTGCCTAAGCTTCGGAAAGAGTACCAGGCGCTTAAGCAAAACGGCTTCGACATCGACTTTTGGGAAGCGGATGCGATCTCCCGTCACTTTCCGTTCCGGCGCTCCGGAGCGATAATAACGAAAGGAGATGCCGAGGTGAATCCGTTCCGGTTCGTGCACGGGATTGCCGATGCCGCCGCCGTTAGCGGAGCAAGGCTCTACGAGCATACGGACATCGTATCCCATGAACGTTCGAAGAATGGAAAGCATCGGTTATCAACGGCTGAAGGTCATATTATCGAAGCGGACCGTGTCATCTATGCCATTGGGTACGAACCGGAAGAGCTTCGCGGCAAGCTGGTCAAGCCGATTCTTAACCGGTCTTTTGCGGCGGTAACAGCCGTTCAGGATCAATCGAAGCTTGAACAGAGCTGGCATAAGCGAATGATGGTCTGGGAAACGGCAAGGCCATATTTGTATATGCGAACAACCGTTGATAACCGGATCGTAATTGGCGGTCTCGATGAGCCAACCGAGCACCCCATTGACGGCGAGCAGGAGCGCAGCAAACGTATAGATAAGCTTTATGACAAGCTTACCGCACACTTCCCGATGCTGGATGTCCCATTCGAATACGAATGGAGCGCGACCTTCGGAGAATCCGTCGATAATCTGCCTTTTATAGGAGAAGATCCCGCTTTGCCCGGCGTTTATTACTGTCTGGGATACGGCGGCAACGGCACGGTTTACAGCATGCTGGCCTCCCTTCTCCTGCGTGATCTGATAAATGGCGATCAGCATCCATTGACGGATATCGTTGGGTTGAAGCGGCCATCCCTTCAAGCATGA
- the galE gene encoding UDP-glucose 4-epimerase GalE: MAVLVTGGAGYIGSHAVAALAERGEEIVVVDNLQQGHREAVVGGKLYVGDLRDAEFMDTVFKENKIDAVIHFAANSLVGESMTNPAKYYHNNVYGTLCLLEKMIEHDVKKIVFSSTAATYGEPENVPIDEFDRTLPTNTYGETKLAMEKMMKWFDVAHGLKYVSLRYFNAAGAHASGKIGEDHSPETHLIPIVLQAALGQRPHISVFGDDYATPDGTCIRDYIHVSDLADAHVLAVDKLRQGSESAIYNLGNGQGFSVKEVIEIARKVTEREIKAVIEPRRAGDPATLVASSARARKELGWNPSRANLEDIIRSAWNWHVNHPNGYSN, translated from the coding sequence ATGGCAGTATTAGTAACCGGAGGAGCGGGCTATATCGGTTCGCACGCCGTGGCTGCTCTTGCAGAACGCGGAGAAGAAATCGTAGTAGTCGATAATCTGCAGCAAGGTCACCGCGAGGCGGTTGTTGGAGGCAAGCTGTACGTAGGCGACCTTCGCGACGCAGAATTTATGGATACGGTGTTTAAAGAAAACAAGATTGACGCAGTTATTCACTTCGCTGCAAACTCGCTGGTTGGCGAGAGCATGACAAACCCTGCGAAATATTATCATAACAATGTGTACGGTACGCTCTGCCTGCTGGAAAAAATGATTGAGCATGACGTAAAGAAGATCGTCTTCTCATCGACGGCGGCAACTTACGGCGAGCCCGAGAACGTGCCGATCGACGAATTCGACCGCACGCTTCCGACAAACACTTACGGCGAAACAAAGCTGGCAATGGAAAAAATGATGAAGTGGTTCGATGTCGCTCATGGCCTCAAATACGTATCGCTTCGTTACTTCAATGCGGCAGGCGCTCACGCCAGCGGCAAAATCGGTGAAGACCATAGCCCTGAAACCCATCTGATTCCGATCGTGCTCCAGGCAGCGCTTGGCCAACGTCCGCATATCTCGGTATTCGGCGATGATTACGCAACGCCGGACGGCACTTGCATCCGCGATTATATCCATGTCAGCGACCTCGCCGACGCCCATGTCCTTGCCGTAGATAAGCTTCGTCAAGGCTCGGAGAGCGCGATTTATAACCTCGGCAACGGCCAAGGCTTCTCCGTTAAAGAAGTGATTGAGATTGCCCGCAAGGTAACGGAGCGCGAGATCAAAGCGGTTATCGAGCCTCGCCGCGCAGGCGACCCGGCTACGCTTGTTGCATCTTCGGCACGTGCCCGCAAGGAGCTCGGCTGGAACCCGTCCCGCGCGAACCTTGAGGATATTATCCGCAGCGCCTGGAACTGGCACGTCAATCACCCTAACGGTTACAGCAACTAA
- a CDS encoding AraC family transcriptional regulator, whose product MRQDTYKVASNPVITYNEHMNVLFAGESQTKPSHQRGPKVYDFYLMHTVLEGKGEFTCGGKSYPLQAGDTFLIEPEALVSYISNADEPWLYRWVAFNGPQAAELAQAAGFSVANPVAETAAIRRVGVLYNHIFSIFRKNDPAAHLKAAGYLQLLLAEFCTVHKLSEDNAAMTNMDDTDKLIQQMIHYLSTQYAQPVSIEQMAESFGYNRAYLSRVFKRYTGESPITFLLKLRIDKARQMIREREGLTIEQIAASVGLQDSLYFSKQFRRFYGLSPSAYRESMRQMKT is encoded by the coding sequence ATGAGGCAAGATACTTATAAGGTAGCTTCCAATCCCGTCATTACGTACAACGAGCATATGAATGTATTGTTTGCAGGCGAGAGCCAAACCAAACCGTCCCATCAGCGGGGACCTAAAGTATATGATTTTTACCTCATGCATACGGTGCTTGAAGGGAAGGGGGAATTCACCTGCGGGGGAAAAAGCTATCCTCTTCAGGCAGGGGATACCTTCCTAATCGAACCGGAAGCGCTAGTCAGCTATATCTCCAACGCGGACGAGCCCTGGCTGTACCGCTGGGTCGCCTTTAACGGCCCGCAGGCGGCCGAGCTTGCGCAGGCGGCTGGCTTCTCCGTGGCCAATCCCGTAGCCGAGACGGCTGCGATAAGGCGCGTAGGCGTCCTGTACAACCACATTTTCAGCATTTTTCGCAAAAACGATCCTGCAGCCCATCTGAAGGCCGCCGGTTATTTGCAGCTGCTGCTGGCTGAATTTTGCACGGTCCATAAGCTTTCGGAAGATAATGCCGCTATGACCAATATGGATGACACCGATAAGCTGATCCAGCAAATGATTCATTACTTATCAACCCAATACGCCCAGCCTGTTTCTATCGAGCAGATGGCCGAATCCTTCGGCTACAATCGTGCTTATCTTTCTCGCGTATTCAAACGTTATACAGGCGAATCGCCCATTACGTTCTTGCTCAAGCTCCGGATCGATAAGGCCCGGCAAATGATCAGGGAACGAGAAGGGCTGACTATCGAACAGATAGCGGCGTCTGTCGGGCTCCAGGACTCCTTGTATTTCTCCAAGCAATTCCGCCGTTTCTACGGCTTATCCCCTTCCGCCTACCGCGAATCCATGCGTCAAATGAAGACATAA